The window ATGAATGCTACAACTTAATTATGTGGTTTTCACAAAATCGCAAGTTGTAGTTATTTACATTTAGATCAAATCAGCATTTTCTaaacgaaaagcgaaaaagaaatcacAAGACCGAAAATCAGTAAACAGAATCAACAGTTTCTTTATATACTTCCGTGATtcagaaaaacaaaagaacTTTGTAAGCGCGGGAAGTCAAAAGCATGTTCTTACGACATAAATCGCGATACGAAAGCGTTGAACTAACGCTACCATACGATTGAAATGCATCAAACTCTCCCTTGTGGTGAGGAGAGTCATTTGCTGATAGCTGTATAAACTGCAAAGGTCTGTTTTTTTATGATGTATGACTTTTCAATGTTTTTATTCATTTTTTGAAAGGCGATCTTTGCTGATGGCTGATAGCACTTAAAGATTTGATGGGAGACCTCTGCCGACGTCTGATAGCACTTAACGATTTCGAAGTACTCTCCTTTCGGTAGATTTATAATATCATAATGAAATTATATGCCACTTCTCTGTCAAAATTTTATTGACATGGAAAAATTTGAAGGCAAAAAAAGTGAGCTTGCATTCAATATCCACAGGACTACACTCATTTATACTAAAAATAAAGACATGAAACGATTAAAATAGATATTTGGCGTTTCTGTATCATTTAAAGTCCATGCCCAGAATAAAGTATActtccttttttctttgtaaaATGAACAAAATTCCACATTACTAAAAGAAAACCTTGCAATTATTCGTGTAATGTTTAAAGCTTAAAGGTACTTATTCCTGCAATAACAGATAATACCAAACACTAGCTAGGATCAATTCTTATGAATTTCTACGCATAAAATTGTCGGCCATTTGTCAAATTTCTTACAATTACCATCTTATATCAAGATTGAAAGAAAAATCACTCATTTTTACATAAAATTAACTAGTTTTATTTTAGTGAATAAGCAACGAGTTTCAGCAAATTTGCGCATTAATGCCGGAATTATCATTTACAATCCTTGTGCTCCGAGCAAAGAGAAAACAATTGAGGCATAGATTTAAGAGACGCAAATACAATGGCTACGGCATTTGTTTTACTTTCCAGCATGTTGGTGAGCAATGCTTGAGCGTGATAGGCTTCGCTTGCTTGAACAAGACTTTCAGCTTTCGTTTTTGTCCAGATTCACAGGATCtgtttcaaaaaagcaacagTCCTACAAAAATCGACTTTTAAGAGGAATGATTCGCTCGTCCGGTACATACTGCTAGAAAACATTCAGTTGATGAATGATGATGTTTCTTTTTAAGGGAGCTTGCATAGGCTCGAGATGATTGCGACCGGCTAGAACGATGCCAACAAAATACACTGACTACGTTTGAGCGAAGAGCAGTCTCATTTTTCTGTTTGGCATTTTTGCAATTTGCACACTATAAATGCCATTAACAGTATACGGTTTACGCATTGTTGTGGGGAGTGCAATATAATCCAATTGTCTTATCAGCAAAGCAAGAACCCCGCAGAGGACACGATGGCCTTAGTATCTATAGGAAACGAAGCGGCAACACACCGAATCATAGACTAAGGTTAGTTACTTATCCCTTTGGACCACGCTATGAAATAAATGGTTTCAAGAGCCATCTCGGAATCCGAATAAAGTCCTATTTCGTCACCAGCAAAAAAAAGCCAGAGACTATTTTCCTTTGTATCAAACGGACCAATGTTTGGAGAAAAGGCGCGGCAATTGGTTTACACGACGTCATTGATTCCAATTAAGACAGTTTTAAACAGCCAAATTGTTGTTATCATGATTCTTGGACTgattttttgctttcgtatTGTGCCGGTGTCCATGTTTTGATGGTTAGGGCATGGATCTGTGGCATGTGTACCGCCACACAATCATTTACCAGACGATGCCGTTGCAGGGGTGGTTTCCCCCGAAACGAATCGCTTACAACGATGAGCTTGAGCTTAGCTCCATTGCAAACATCATCCGAAAAATCGTGCACATGCACTTCGGTCGTTCCAGGAAGACTTATCAAAATCTTGAAGAAAAGCAATACGTAGCGATGTAAGTTTCTTTCCGAAAGCAATTGGCTTTGATCCAATTCTTTAGAAGACTCTACCTTCTCCTTGACGTCCTCGGCTATACCCATGGTCGCTACTTAGCTAATTCAAACAGGAAGGACAACGGCTATGTAAGTCTCGTCAAAATGGTGTGGTGCAAAAATTTGAAACTATTTTGTGTCGTCCGATGCAAGTTTTCGAATCAacgtgttgactgtgagcggcttttctttcctcttcatttctgctggaattggaaaggaTAGTCTGTTCTTGTCCGTTTGGACCGGACATAGCAAGACTGTCGCGTCTACTCTACTAGCTAAAGCGGTATGTTCTATAAATTGCAGGTGCCAGCTCTACTCGACTCGCTAGAGATACAGCAGCTGTTGGGTTATCTTgtggttcactgtcaagaatGATTGATATCTTTGCTGAATTGTTTGCTGCTGTTCACTTTTTGGCAATCGTTAGAAAGAGCGAGACAGCAGTCGAAGAGCAATCCAGTGCATCGTAATGGTTCCGGTGTGCCTGAAGTTGAGAGTCTTGCACGTCCATACGAGCATCCAACCGACAACATTTTGCAAATCATAGAATGCTACGCAACAAGTACTCCACCAGCGGACCACGGAGAAGAAAATGCCTGGCTTTCATTACCTGTACCGTTTTTTGCACGGTTTCTCAGGGTTGGATCCCTTCCAATGAAAGAAATGCAGCACAGAGACGGCGGGATCTACCAACTTCCGTGACGAAAGTAAAAACGAATCCATTTTGGGCAATGTCCAGTTCCGATTTGAAAGATGATCGAAGTAAGAGAGAAACCTCGTCGAATAACAGAACACCGAAAATGAAAGAGTATGATAAAAACAGTGTCGTAAGTCGTCTTCACCAGGCGGCGTCGCGGGCCCATCTTCGACAACAGCTTAAAGACGCCCAGGAGGCAACAACAGCTAGTACAAAACTACATAGAGAGGGCCCTCGCCTAGCCAGCCTTCAAAAACTTAATACAGCAATTGATCTCCGATTGGATAGTAATCGGTTCCCCTACAATTCTGTTTCGTCTCAAGTCCTACAAGCCGCTCGAGATCCCATGATTGCTGTTGTCAGTCACAACCAGCAAGTTGCGGCTCATCAGCAAGCTGTGGCGGCTACGTCAGTTTTGTTCGAAAAATGTCGTCAAGTCGCTATCGTTTTATCAAAGTCGCTACAAAAAGATCAGGTCACCGTTGAATACGCAAACCGTATTCGACGGCTCTTGAAGGCCATGCTCGAAGAAGATTACCACCCGGACGCTATATGTTTCGTTGGAGGCACTTCGACTGGTAACAAGATTGCCGACGCGGATGCTGGCTATATATACTTCCGATACTTGTGTGCATGTCAGAATATTTCACTGGATGGAATTCAGTTTATTTTGGAGTACACGCGTGCCGAGCAAGGCGCCTTTCAAAATGTTGTGGATGAACTGCAGCAAAAATGTTTACCTCTGTGGCGGAAGGCGGCCTTTaatgaggaagacgaggactATCAGTCGTTCAGTACCAAAATTCGCCGTCGTTTGCGGGTTCACTTTTCAATTGTCTCATCCGAGTATCATCTTTGCCAACTAAATGATATACATGTTCGTTCTCCAGGCCAGTCTCCGCTTCGAGCGTTGGGAGGGTGGATGCGAGTATCCGTGGACACAACCTGGGCATACCAATACTCCACCACCATGCTGCCTCGTCAGAAAAATCCGGCTCGGTCATTTTGCGCCAAACATTACAAAACAGCACAGCGCTTGGTACCTGCCTTGCACAATCTTCGGGGCGTCGTCGACAACCGGGAATTTTTTCAGAGGGATAATTAT is drawn from Phaeodactylum tricornutum CCAP 1055/1 chromosome 25, whole genome shotgun sequence and contains these coding sequences:
- a CDS encoding predicted protein encodes the protein MGIAEDVKEKILISLPGTTEVHVHDFSDDVCNGAKLKLIVVSDSFRGKPPLQRHRLVNDCVAVHMPQIHALTIKTWTPAQYESKKSVQES
- a CDS encoding predicted protein — its product is MLRNKYSTSGPRRRKCLAFITCTVFCTVSQGWIPSNERNAAQRRRDLPTSVTKVKTNPFWAMSSSDLKDDRSKRETSSNNRTPKMKEYDKNSVVSRLHQAASRAHLRQQLKDAQEATTASTKLHREGPRLASLQKLNTAIDLRLDSNRFPYNSVSSQVLQAARDPMIAVVSHNQQVAAHQQAVAATSVLFEKCRQVAIVLSKSLQKDQVTVEYANRIRRLLKAMLEEDYHPDAICFVGGTSTGNKIADADAGYIYFRYLCACQNISLDGIQFILEYTRAEQGAFQNVVDELQQKCLPLWRKAAFNEEDEDYQSFSTKIRRRLRVHFSIVSSEYHLCQLNDIHVRSPGQSPLRALGGWMRVSVDTTWAYQYSTTMLPRQKNPARSFCAKHYKTAQRLVPALHNLRGVVDNREFFQRDNYRVLVSARRSLVTDMEKLYHRQPSLKDVHKLCSDDGKPMDVILESALLNLGRCLDLVRPAGLLTGIVSSTDWSLALTFLEQAVQQICKACDPDEPLDYSDWGSLGDLTLASSWTAATERKS